In Edaphobacter dinghuensis, one genomic interval encodes:
- a CDS encoding TetR/AcrR family transcriptional regulator, producing MSSRAEVVSSGTMDVGTASLSTRDRLIEVGLEQMRRHGYGATGLQELLRAADVPKGSFYHHFGSKEEFAVALIERYLMLEGTHCEEVLGNVRQAPLKRLRRYFEDLIRVAGPAAPISGCLLGSLSLEVAGVSPLLQGRISASFTSWQAAVAAVLREAIEKGDLSKSVKAATLAGFILNSWEGALLRSQADKSDVPLKDFLHYVFDELLKSL from the coding sequence ATGTCGTCGCGTGCGGAGGTTGTTTCAAGCGGCACTATGGATGTCGGCACCGCGTCCCTGTCGACCCGCGATCGGCTTATCGAAGTCGGGCTTGAGCAGATGCGTCGGCATGGCTACGGCGCAACGGGCCTGCAGGAGCTGTTGCGTGCAGCGGACGTGCCCAAGGGCTCGTTCTATCACCACTTCGGCAGCAAAGAGGAGTTCGCCGTAGCGCTGATCGAACGCTATCTGATGCTCGAAGGCACGCACTGCGAGGAGGTTTTGGGAAACGTACGGCAGGCTCCGCTGAAACGGCTGCGGCGATACTTCGAGGACCTGATTCGCGTGGCCGGACCGGCTGCGCCGATTTCGGGATGCCTTCTCGGCAGCCTGAGCCTTGAAGTTGCCGGTGTCAGCCCATTGCTGCAAGGTCGTATCAGCGCGAGTTTCACGAGTTGGCAGGCTGCGGTTGCCGCGGTGTTGCGAGAGGCCATCGAGAAGGGCGACCTGTCGAAGTCTGTCAAGGCGGCGACGCTCGCAGGATTCATTCTTAATAGCTGGGAGGGAGCCTTGCTTCGCTCGCAAGCGGACAAGAGCGATGTGCCGCTGAAGGACTTTCTGCATTATGTGTTCGACGAGCTGCTGAAGTCGCTCTAG
- a CDS encoding SDR family NAD(P)-dependent oxidoreductase, translating to MSSQVSKGTALITGASTGIGSVYADRLARRGYDLILVARSQDKLNDVAKRIESGTGRKVETLQADLTVAADAKRVAERLAGDRSITALVNNAGIAAASKLLESDVAEMDQMIQLNVAAFTRLALVAATAFAARANGLIINIGSVVALAPELLNGVYSGTKAYVQNFSTALKNDLADKGVTVQVVLPGATATPLWDKAGVPVDSLPAEWVMSAEDMVDASLAGLDQGEFATIPALPDVADFEAYEKTRLALAPNLSHKFPASRYGVAAQK from the coding sequence ATGTCCAGTCAGGTCAGCAAAGGTACTGCACTTATTACAGGCGCTTCTACGGGAATCGGCTCCGTCTATGCCGATCGTCTTGCGAGGCGCGGTTACGACCTCATCCTCGTTGCACGCAGCCAGGACAAGCTAAATGACGTTGCGAAACGGATCGAATCGGGGACGGGCCGCAAGGTCGAAACGCTGCAGGCAGACCTTACTGTCGCCGCAGACGCTAAGCGAGTTGCCGAGCGGCTCGCCGGTGACCGCTCTATTACTGCGCTGGTGAACAATGCGGGGATTGCGGCGGCGAGCAAGCTGCTCGAGTCCGACGTTGCGGAGATGGACCAGATGATCCAGTTGAACGTGGCGGCGTTTACGCGGCTGGCGCTGGTTGCGGCGACGGCCTTTGCTGCCCGCGCTAATGGTCTGATTATCAATATCGGCTCGGTTGTGGCGCTGGCACCGGAGTTGCTGAATGGCGTTTATAGCGGCACAAAGGCTTACGTGCAGAACTTCAGCACGGCGTTGAAGAACGATCTTGCGGACAAGGGAGTGACGGTGCAGGTGGTGCTGCCGGGGGCGACGGCGACTCCGCTATGGGACAAGGCAGGCGTACCGGTGGACAGCCTTCCGGCAGAGTGGGTGATGAGTGCGGAGGACATGGTCGATGCATCGCTTGCGGGGCTCGATCAGGGAGAGTTCGCCACCATACCCGCGCTGCCCGATGTTGCTGACTTTGAAGCGTATGAGAAGACGCGGCTCGCGCTTGCGCCGAATTTGTCGCACAAGTTTCCGGCAAGCCGCTATGGTGTGGCGGCGCAAAAGTAA
- a CDS encoding 3-keto-disaccharide hydrolase, with product MRIKTLFAAFFAPVLAIALASTVFAQDTNAFLGRWDMTVTPADGTPYPQWMELTEDGGKIEGKLQPRGGAWHPIAGARVEAGKLIVDVGHAGPGSEVRWELTSPSAGKLTGVEKRGDVDGPSLVGVKAPLLDRPMPKRWTKPRALFDGKDLKGWEPIEHVENNKWVARDGELVNDNPEVPGQKMRPAANIMTTEKFQDFKLHIEVNCPEGGNSGIYLRGRYELQVGTEGGRIPSHEMGAIYSWYAPPEGAKNDLGQWTTFDVTLVGRHVTVLRDGKMYHDNVELPGPTGGALDSNEGEPGPIYLQGDHHGVIQYRNITISVPKK from the coding sequence CGTTTCTCGGCCGTTGGGACATGACGGTGACTCCGGCCGACGGCACGCCTTATCCGCAGTGGATGGAGCTTACGGAGGATGGCGGAAAGATCGAGGGCAAGCTTCAGCCGCGGGGCGGGGCGTGGCATCCGATTGCGGGCGCGCGGGTGGAGGCGGGCAAGCTGATTGTGGATGTGGGCCATGCGGGGCCTGGTTCGGAGGTTCGCTGGGAGCTTACTTCGCCGAGCGCAGGCAAGCTGACCGGCGTGGAGAAGCGCGGTGATGTGGATGGGCCGTCGCTGGTTGGGGTGAAGGCTCCTCTGCTCGATCGGCCTATGCCGAAGAGGTGGACCAAGCCGCGGGCGCTCTTCGATGGCAAGGACCTTAAGGGTTGGGAGCCGATCGAGCATGTTGAGAACAACAAGTGGGTGGCGCGCGATGGCGAGCTGGTGAATGACAATCCCGAGGTGCCGGGACAGAAGATGCGTCCGGCGGCCAACATCATGACGACGGAGAAGTTTCAGGACTTCAAGCTGCATATTGAGGTGAACTGTCCGGAGGGCGGCAACAGCGGCATCTATCTGCGCGGGCGGTACGAGTTGCAGGTGGGCACCGAGGGCGGCAGGATTCCGTCGCATGAGATGGGCGCGATCTATAGCTGGTATGCGCCGCCGGAGGGAGCGAAGAACGATCTCGGGCAGTGGACGACCTTCGACGTGACGCTGGTGGGCAGGCATGTGACGGTGTTGCGCGACGGCAAGATGTATCACGACAACGTGGAGCTTCCGGGGCCGACGGGCGGCGCTCTCGACAGCAATGAGGGTGAGCCGGGGCCGATTTATTTGCAGGGGGATCACCACGGTGTGATTCAGTACCGGAACATTACGATTTCGGTTCCGAAGAAGTGA